A region of the Labeo rohita strain BAU-BD-2019 unplaced genomic scaffold, IGBB_LRoh.1.0 scaffold_2258, whole genome shotgun sequence genome:
TTCAAAATGTGCACATTTCTCTTTTAATATTGCTAATATTCCAGTTCTTGTTTTGCCACTTTTATGAATTACATAAATCTCACACAGCAGCCTTTATCTCCACTTCAAAACGATAAACTGtgacaaaaaacacagcagCTTACATCTGGATGTTTTGTTGGTCAAACAGTTGTCAAACAGGCCTAATAAACACTTAGCTACTTAGTCTTCACACTCTTTCAcagctaaaactgaaactgtGGTTGTTAAGGCccttaattgcatttaaatgcaatcAGAGGTGGGTAGAGTACCCAAAATctgtactcaagtaaaagtaaaagtacttaTGGAAATATTTACTCAAGTAAGAGTAAAAGTAACAATCCCAATAGTTACTTGAGTAAGAGTAAAAAAGTATCCGATGGAAAAACTACTCAAGTAGCTAGTTACTAGTTATTTCTGATCTGATTGATATGAAGCGAAAACCTTGAATTTCAAACTATTTGGAAAGCTTCCACACACCTCTCCTTGAAagtctctttgttttgtttatataaaacataggCTGAAGTAAAGTAGCCTATCTCAGTCCTGTGATGGGCACATTAGTGTACGAATTTGTGTGTAACGTCACAGTATGCACTTCAATTTACTTAGATTTTTGGAAAATGCATATGAAAACATGCAGACGTTTAGAATCAACGTTTTTTACGAACGTGTGTTGTTTGTAAGGTTCACAAGATATTTGTCATTGCTTGCATAAGCGCGCATATGAGGAAAAACATTCGGACAGTGTGTGAAATATGGTACTATAAGTTCAAAGTGCCCATAGTTACCAGATCACCATTAATAGGGTTCAAATAGGCATCATCATATTatccgcttttccactatcgtgATAGAATGTGTGTGCTGAGCGAAAGCGCGCTGTAAGATCAAACAGACAAGTAAACAGCTGTTACGCTGTTCatagctcatgcattaatactgtcaATAAATGTGTTCGTTTTTAGAAAGGTTTTACCTTCTGTGTCCGTCTCCACTGGCATGCAcatcccctcagcatttgttggtaacgttatacttgtcgtcgccttctgtttatttatttatttatttattttttgcgttgtttatagttgtgtcctttttttctgttatttaacaaagtcccaaaaacagaaatatctggtcatatctctgtttatattacaattgcgttaccaaggcaacgactaacgcatttgtatttacattccaaagagttccgttatcggcaccacagtggaaaatgaaaccgtatccgtgctgactggcccggatcGGCCCGGAACGGAGCGGTTATGCGAAAGAATGCATCGCATTATGAAACTGTTCTTTCTCACATCTTGAAGTAAAAAAATAGAGTTGATTTGAGGCCACGGGTGATCTGCCCCCGATAGCTCACACACGTCATCCTCTGCTTCAGCCATCATCTTTCTAAACACGCGCTGAACTTACGCGGAGATGCGTACCAGACTCTCGCGAAGCAGCCTCTCCAACgtctaatatttattacaattttgtcaGTAACGGAGGAACGCAATCAAATGTATggaagtaaaagtaaaaagttaatTAGAGCAGACCAATGTTTAAAACCAAAAAGCACTAACAGAGCAGCAGAATGGAAACATGATGAACGATTCATCATTCGTAATGGCAGTTTTGCAGgttttttgcatttgttcatTAAAGAATTGAATGTGAATGATTCTGGAgaatataaaattatggttgaagtTTCTGAAGACCACAGATTTTTCTCTAAACTGAACCTGAATATTGAGGATGGTGAGctgctttcattcattcatgtatgTTTCTGTGGTGAATTCATGAATCTGTTGTTTAATTCTAACATTGCTGCTCTTGATTTGTTTCTCCAACAGCTGATTGTTGTGAGAAGAGCATCAGTCTATCAGCTGCTGCAGGAGGATCTGTGAACATCAGCTGCAAATACCCACAATCCCACAGTGCTGATGTCAAGTTTGTCTGCAGGAGATCTGGATCTGATCTCTGTGCTGAAGAGACGTCTGTGAAGGAGAACAGAACATGGAGCGCTGAGGGACAGATCCAGCTGTATGATGACAGAGAGCAGCAGCTCCTGACGGGAACCATCAGTCATGTGACTCAACAACATTCAGCTGAATACTGGTGTGGAGTTCAGTCTGATCAAGGACACAAGAGCTTCATCACACGAGTCCTCATCAGTGTTACTGGTACGGATGATTTTCTCACTGATAATCAGGGCAGTCACATTTCACATCACACAGTGTGCAAGCACTTTGCTGAGTTTTGATATTAATCATAATGTAATTCAGTATCACAACTAGTTTCTATTCAACAGATCACTGTGTAATATGATGCTTGAGTGTTGCAGGTTCACACAgagagttattttagtatataatGCTGTCTGTTTGAAAAGAGGAAGTGTCTATGCAGTAGAATTTGTGTGAAATGCTATTCTGCAAAAGCAATGGTCAGTGTTCAATCCCTCTATTGTAGTCCACAAGGGGTCCTGTTTGGGGAAGTCCTGTTATATTTTAGATTGAGTTATAGTATTTACTTGTAATTTTCTTGGAAAAGGCTACAGCAGTGTGTGAATGCAGGAAATGAACATCTAGAGATATTTTGAAAGAGTGTGGTTTTTGGTATTACAGCAGTGTTTTGTGTTGCAGTATTAGTTTGCTCATTTGGCCTCTGTATTATTACAGAACCAGTGTTGTCATGTAGACGTGCAGTAGAAGTGCAGTTTTCAGTATTGCTGTGAATTTATTTTAGCACACTTGTGCAACAGTTAAAACTGCAGTTAAGGAAGCTTGCAGatgaaaatattgaaatagtttttgtttttcactttgCTGTTTTATGTTGTTCACTGTGTGCTTATTGTGCTCATGTACTCACTTCTAAGTTCCTAAATCTCAAATTAACTGTTTGTGGTTTTGTGTTCTGGGTGTCTGTGCATCAGCAAACATGAATTCAGGACAGAGGATGTGTGAATGACATCAGTAACAATGACACATGTAATGTCAAGAtctgtgtgtttaaaaaaaaaaaaaaaaaaaaataggcgtGACTAATAGTTAGAGCGAGATGTGTGTAGTGAGAGAAAAGcaaaaaggagaagaagcctCAAGGCCTAATTCATACAAGATCAGATAAGCAAAGGGATGAACCCCTACTTCATGCTTAGCTGTGCACATGATGTTCCAAGGGTCTGTATTGACCTGGAAGATCATGTTGCAATGATGTGCAAATACATTCGAGACATTGTGGTTTTTAACACTTTTGGACCTAATATGAACTAGACGGCTATgtctcttaaaggggtcacggatgctaagttcacatTTTCATGTTGTCTGAATGTTAatgtgtgtatgtacacatctgccctgtaatgataaaaatccatgaggtggtttttaattaatctgtaaaaatacaaatcctttttcaaatccagccattattttttaaatgattgttggtgtggcgtcacgtcgacagaggccgctcccacaatagttgattgacatgagcatcttacctcagatcagttgtaacagtctgatctccactgttttgatgccagagcagggatgtaagttataTAAGAATATCTTAGATTgaacgattgaggtgttgtgttgctggatgtaataatgaacatagtggtcatcatttactccgacatctgagctgctgaagatgcagtagattacattttttgtgaagtgaatgcacctcccgatctacatatatccgtctatgttcgcgtgaatcattcgtgatccaggttcacttacagcagaagtgagtataagggttttttatgaaactttgcaatcgtctttcctaataacgtgctagttagcatgcggctaaagtaaacaggctcgtcactccacagagagagaagaaaggggcggggcaagcagagctcatttgcatttaaaggaacaatccctcagaatgggttgatttttgtggagctcattttgacatggtaaaaagggtgttgttttacacaaccattgagaatttttaaccaaagtatattatagatttttgattaagaccctaaagaatcatatcaacttgtggaaaatgggcatccgatgacccctttaacaagtCTAGGCAATAACAATGTTTAACACATTTGCACCCTTTTGAACTTTTGTTCTGAGAAGAGAATATCAAAACATGTTCTTTGCAGAAATGACAAGAACAAAAGTGCATCTGTCCTAACTCTAAACTCAGTATTGACACAAGTCATTGAGTGACTAGATCTTAAGatcttaaaaaaagaatgagcttaaacagcatttatcactATATAGTATACAgggaaaatatttcagtataATATGTTGGATAAATAATAGTGATAAATCATAAAGAATGATTCATAATGCAACTGACAATGCATAATTTCTTATATGAATATGAAAACTATAATAATTCCAAAAACCAACACATCACcatgttattattgttttatacacAGATCTTCCAAAAACAACATCATCTTTGCTTCCTTCATCACCATCAACACCATCATTATTGTCATCATCATCGTCTGTTTCCAACACGCCTACATCTAACATGTTAAAAGGTACCTGTGtgctaaaatataaacatatgatCTGATATTCAGCTCAGAGTGGTCAGATTCACTCATTATTTCCTACATCCTGTGTTTTCAGGTTTACCTCTGATCATCTCTCTGGTTCTGGTTCTTCTGGTTCTGATCATCATTGGTGTCTTGTTACTGTTTCTCTATAAGAAGCATCAGTCTCAAGGTAAAGCCTCTTACAGAAACCCCCATTTATATTGGGCTTAAAATGAAGTTTGTTTTTCCACTTTGATTATACCACCACCTAATGGCTACAACtacaaaatacatgtatttgatGATGTGTGAACATTAGACATCAAGTGTTAAAATGTgaagtaatgtaattaattcaaaaCTCTTGTTTTGGCAGGTGGTGGTTTGTCATCTCAGACTGGAGCAGGAAAACATGATCTGGTTAGTTCAGCGACTGTATAAAATATGTTGATCTTTATTCATAATGAGAATAATGTCTACCCTCATGAAAATCTTCAGATCTGTAAATAACTTTTCTGCATCTCTGCAGGTTTCTCACACTGGTTGTGATTATGAGGACATTAAAGACACTCAGAAACAATTACCCACAAACCCCTCTGAATCATC
Encoded here:
- the LOC127159537 gene encoding uncharacterized protein LOC127159537 isoform X1 — translated: MVEVSEDHRFFSKLNLNIEDADCCEKSISLSAAAGGSVNISCKYPQSHSADVKFVCRRSGSDLCAEETSVKENRTWSAEGQIQLYDDREQQLLTGTISHVTQQHSAEYWCGVQSDQGHKSFITRVLISVTDLPKTTSSLLPSSPSTPSLLSSSSSVSNTPTSNMLKGLPLIISLVLVLLVLIIIGVLLLFLYKKHQSQGGGLSSQTGAGKHDLVSHTGCDYEDIKDTQKQLPTNPSESSNTVYATAQLPTNPSVSPNCVYSMVHKATGDSQILISSADDHLLNYTVVNFQKKADCPDSVTLRNNQDYSEYAAVNHHTA
- the LOC127159537 gene encoding uncharacterized protein LOC127159537 isoform X2; its protein translation is MVEVSEDHRFFSKLNLNIEDADCCEKSISLSAAAGGSVNISCKYPQSHSADVKFVCRRSGSDLCAEETSVKENRTWSAEGQIQLYDDREQQLLTGTISHVTQQHSAEYWCGVQSDQGHKSFITRVLISVTGLPLIISLVLVLLVLIIIGVLLLFLYKKHQSQGGGLSSQTGAGKHDLVSHTGCDYEDIKDTQKQLPTNPSESSNTVYATAQLPTNPSVSPNCVYSMVHKATGDSQILISSADDHLLNYTVVNFQKKADCPDSVTLRNNQDYSEYAAVNHHTA